GTCGGGGGCCGGATCGCCGCCGTCGACGTGGCCGAGGACGAACTTCAGGCCTGGATCGGACCCGATACCACCGTGCTGTCGGCCGGTGACGGTTGCGTGCTACCCGGTTTCATCGAGGCACATGGCCATCCGCTGATGGAGGCGGTGGCGTTGTCCGAGCGGATGGTCGACATCCGGCCGGTGACGCTGCCCACCGCCGAGGAGGTGGTGGCCGCGGTGCACGCCGAGGTCGCCCGCCGCGGCGCCGACGGTGCATATTTGAACGGCTGGGATGCCTTGTTGCAGAAGGGTTTACCAGATCCGACCCTGCGGTGGTTGGACAGTGTCGCCGACACCCCGCTGGTGATCATGCACAACTCGGGCCACAAGGCGTTCTTCAACAGCGCGGCGGCCCGCATGGTCGGGATCACCAAGGACACCCCCGATCCCAAGGGGGCTCGCTACGGCCGCGGTGCCGATGGTGAACTCGACGGCACCGCCGAGGAGTCCGCCGCGGTGTTCCCGCTGATCGGCGGTGCCATCGCGGTGGCCGACTACCCGGCGATGCTGCTGGCCGAGTGCGATCGGCTGAACCGGGCGGGCCTGACCACCTGTTCGGAGATGGCCTTCGACCCGATGTTCCGGCCGGTGCTGGCGGCGATGCACGACCAGCTGACGGTCCGGCTGCGCACCTACGAGATGTCGACGGCGGATCTGCACACCGACGCCCAGCCGTTCGACGGGGACGATCTGGTGCGTCAGATCGGTATCAAGATCTGGGTCGACGGCTCACCGTGGGTCGGCAACATCGACCTGAGCTTTCCCTATCTGGACACCGAGGCCACCCGCACCATCGGCGTCGTCCCCGGCTCCTGCGGGCACGCGAACTACACCCGCGAGCAGCTGGCCGAGATCGTCGGGACGTTCTATCCGCAGGGCTGGCAGCTGGCCTGTCACGTGCACGGCGACAACGGCGTCGACACCATCCTGGACGTCTACGAAGAGGCGCTGCGCGCCCATCCGCGCGATGACCACCGCCTGCGCCTGGAACACGTCGGCGCCATCACCGACGAGCAACTGGCGCGCGCCCATGCGCTCGGAGTGACCTGCAGCCTGTTTGTCGACCATCTGCATTACTGGGGAGACGTCATCGTCGACGGGTTGTTCGGGCCCGAGCACGGTGAGCGGTGGATGCCGTGCGGTTCGGCGGTGGCCACCGGCATGCGCATCTCCCTGCACAACGACCCGCCCGTCACGCCCGAGGAGCCGCTACGCAATATCAGCGTGGCCATGACGCGCACGGCGCCGAGCGGACGGGTGCTCGCACCCCAGGAGTGCCTCACACTCGACCAGGCCATCCGCGCCCAGACCCTCGATGCCGCCTATCAGCTGTTCGACGATGAGCGGATCGGCTCGATCGAGGTCGGCAAGTACGCCGATCTCGTTGTGCTGTCGGCAGATCCGCGTGCTGTCGCGCCGGAGGCGGTGGCCGATCTGCAGGTCAGGGCCACCTACCTGGCGGGCAGGCAGGTCCACCCGAAACCCGAATGAGCCCGCACGCTGACCGCCGCTAGCATGGGTGCCCTGCTGGTGACCTTGGGAGGATCGCGATCGCACCACCGTTCGAGTGCCCGCCGCTGGATGATCTGCTGGAGCGTCTGCACGTCGTCTCCCTGCCGATGCGGGTCCGGTTCCGCGGCATCACCGTCCGTGAGGTCGCGCTGATCGAAGGGCCGTCCGGCTGGGGCGAGTTCGGCGCTTTCACCGAATACGAACCGACCGAGGCCGCGCACTGGCTGTCTTCGGCAGTCGAGGCCGCCTACCGACCCGCACCCGTCCCGCATCGTGACCGCATTCCCGTCAATGCGACCGTGCCTGCGGTGGCGCCGGAACAGGTGCCCGAGGTGCTGGCGCGATTCCCCGGTGCCCGGACGGCCAAGGTGAAGGTCGCCGAACCCGGACAGTGTCTGGCCGATGATGTCGCCAGGGTCGAGGCCGTGCGGGCGCTCGTGCCCACCGTGCGTGTCGACGCCAACGGCGGCTGGAGTGTGGCCGAGGCGGTGGAGGCGGCCGGTGCGCTCGGCGAGCTCGAATACCTCGAGCAACCGTGCGCCGCCGCCGAGGAGCTCGCCGAGGTGCGCCGCCGGATCGACACCCCGGTCGCGGCCGACGAATCGATCCGCAAGGTCGTCGACCCGTTCCGGGTGGTGGCGCTGGGCGCTGCCGATATCGCGGTGGTCAAGGTCGCTCCGCTGGGCGGTGTGCAGCGGCTGCTGGTGATCGCCGCACGGATAGGCATCCCGGTGGTGGTATCCAGTGCGCTGGACAGCGCAGTGGGCATGTCCCGCGGGTTGCTGGCTGCCGGGTGCCTCCCGGAGCTGCCGTACGCCTGCGGGCTGGGAACCGGGGGACTGTTCGTGGAGGACATCGTGGACCCGGTGGCGCCGGTCGACGGCTTTCTCCCGGTCGGTCCCGTGGTCCCGGATCGCGCGCGGTTGACCACGCTGGCCGCACCGCCGGACCGCCGCCAGTGGTGGATCGAACGGGTGCGGCGCTGTCACGCGCTGCTGTGACCGGCCACCGCTGTGACCAATCGAGATGCCCCTGCGGACGTAGTATCACCGGTAGTACTACCGCGGCGGTAGTACCACCGGCGGTACTACATATGCAGACCCATCATTGGGTCAGAAGCCGCGGAAATCGGTGCGGCCGACCAGCTTCTGCACCACCCACTGGTTCAGCGACATCCGTTGTTCGGTCGCCTCGACGGCGAGCAGGGCGTGCAATTCCGGAGAGACGCGGAGCACGAACCGCCCGCTGTATTCGCGGTCGGTGAGCGACTCCGGGGCGGTCCAGCCGTCGGCCGTCGCGGCGGCGACATCCTCTCTGACGATCTTCTCGATCGCGGCGATGGCTTCGCCCGCCGTTCCCCGGTGTTGCCGCAGCCCGGGGAACTCCAGACAGGTCCCGACATAGGACCCCGCGGCGGGCGACCACATCGCCCGGTACGTGTATTCCGTCATGCCGGCAGCATGGCCCCGCCATCCGACATGTCCTGATCTGTGGGATGCGTGGCGTAGACGACATGGGGTCGGGCCGGTGACGATGGGGGCGTGACGCGATCGGTGGTGATCCTCGGGTTCGACGGTGTGCAGGCTCTGGACATCGCCGGCCCGTTCGACGTCTTCACCGGAGCCAATATGCAGCTGGGTGCGATGGGCCGGCCTGACCGCTACGACGTCCGGTTGGTATCACTGGACGGGTTGCCGGTCCGCACCATGACGGGCCTGGAGTTCGCGGCGGCGGCGCTGCCCGACACCGCGTCCATCGACACCTTGATCGTGCCCGGTGGCTTCGGGACCGAGACGGTGCGCAAGGACCCCGCCACCGTGCGGTGGATCCGCACCGTGGCCGAGACCGCGCGCCGCGTCGTCACGGTGTGCTCGGGTGCCTTTCTCGCCGCCGAGGCGGGCCTGCTCGACGGATGCCGGGCCACCACCCATTGGGCGGCCGCCGGCCACCTTGCCGACCAGTACCCCGGCGTGACCGTCGACCCCGAGCCCATCTTCGTCAGGAGCTCGGAGCAGGTGTGGACCGCCGCGGGTGTCACCGCGGGCATCGACCTGGCCCTGCATCTGGTCGAGGACGACCTCGGCACCGATGTCGCGCAGACGGTGGCCCGCTGGCTGGTGCTCTATCTGCGTCGCCCCGGCGGGCAGACCCAGTTCGCGGCACCGGTGTGGGCGCCGCGGGCCAAACGCGAACCGATCCGTGAGGTGCAGGAGTTCATCGAGGCCGAACCGGGCGCCGTGCTCAGCATCGGTGAACTTGCGCGGCGGGCGGCCATGAGCCCGCGGCACTTCACCAGGGTGTTCACCGAGGAGGTGGGGGAGGCGCCGGGCAGTTATGTCGAACGCATCCGCACCGAGGCGGCCCGCCGCCAACTCGAGGAGACCGACGACACCGTCACGGTCATCGCCGCCCGGTGCGGTTTCGGCAGCGCTGAAACCCTGCGCCGCAATTTCGTTCGACGTCTTGGCATTTCGCCCGACCAATACCGCAAGTCATTCGCCTAGGAGGCAAACATGCAGATCGCCATCGTGCTCTACCCCGGATTCACCGCGCTGGATTTCATCGGTCCGTACGAGGTGCTGCGCTGGCTGCCCGACGCCGAGGTGCGCTTCGTCTGGCATGAAGCAGGGCCCATCGCCGCCGATTCCGGCGTCCTCGTCATCGGCGCCACCCACTCCTTCGACGAGACACCCAGACCGGACATCGTGCTCGTCCCCGGCGGATTCACCACGATGGAACATGCCCGCGACGAGCGGGTCCTCGACTGGCTGCGCCGCGCCCACCAGAACACCACCTGGACCTCCTCGGTGTGCTCCGGTTCGGTGCTGCTGGCCGCAGCCGGCTTGCTCGACGGCAAACGTGCCACCTCGCACTGGGCCGCCGTGCAGTCGCTGCGCGCGTTCGGCGTGACGCCGGTGGGCGATGAGCGCATCGTTCGGTCCGATCAGCGCATCGTCACGTGCGCCGGGGTGTCGGCGGGTATCGACCTCGGGTTGTGGCTGGCAGGCGAGATCGGCGGAGAAGCCAAGGCCAAGGCCATCCAGCTGTCCATGGAGTACGACCCACAGCCGCCGTTCGACTCCGGGCACATGTCGAAGGCGTCGACCGCCACCAAGGCCGCGGCCACGGCGCTGATGGCCCGCGAACTTGCCAGCCCACCTGCACTGAAGGCGACCGTGGGCCTGCTGTGGGATCACGCAATCAGGAGAGCTCGCAGCCGCAAGTAGGCTCGAGCAAATGAATCTGGCATACGTCGACAAGGGCGGCACCGGCGAACCGGTGCTTTTCATCGCTGGCCGGGGCGGGGCCGGACGCACCTGGCACCTTCATCAGGTCCCGGCGTTCCAGCGGGCCGGCTACCGCGTCATCACCTTCGACAACCGCGGTGTCGGTGCCACCGAGAACGCCAGCGGATTCACCACCGAACAGGTGGTCGCCGACACCGCCAACCTCATCACCAAGGTCGTCGGCGGCCCGGTGCGGGTGGTCGGCGTCTCGATGGGCTCGTTCATCGCCCAGGAGCTGATGGTCTCGCGCCCCGAGCTGGTCAGCCAGGCAGTACTGATGGCCACCCGCGGCCGTCACGACAAGGCGCGCGAGTTCTTCAACAAGGCCGAACGTGATTTCCATGAGGCGGGGATCACCCTGCCGCCCAGCTATGACGCGAAGATCCGGCTGATGGAGAACTTCTCGCCCAAGACCCTCAACGATGACCGGGCCGTCCTGGACTGGGCCGAGATGTTCACCATGTGGCCCACCAAGTACACCCCGGGACTGAAGAGCCAGCTGGCCATCGCGCCCGAGGGCAACCGGCTGCCCGCCTACCAGCACATCAAGGTTCCGGTGCTGGTGATCGGTTTCGGCGATGACGTGCTGATGGCCCCGCACCTGAGCCGTGAGGTCGCCGACGCCATCCCGGGCGGGCGGTACCTGGAGATCCCCGACGCCGGGCATCTGGGCTTCATCGAGCATCCGGAGACCGTCAACGAGGCGATCCTGGAATTCTTCGCCGAAGCCAAGACTTAGGCTGATCGAGTGAATGCCTCGACGATCCAGGCGCGCATCGTCGTCGACGAACTGATCCGCGGCGGTGTCCGCGATGTGGTGCTGTGCCCCGGATCACGCAACGCCCCGCTGGCGTTCGCGCTGCACGATGCCGACCGGGCCGGCCGGGTCCGGCTGCACGTGCGCATCGACGAACGCACCGCGGGCTTCCTGGCGATCGGATTGGCGATCTCCGGGCAGGCGCCGGTGCCCATCGCGATGACCTCGGGCACCGCGGTGGCCAACCTCGGCCCGGCGGTGGTCGAGGCCAACTATGCGCGCGTGCCGCTGATCGTGCTGAGCGCCAACCGGCCCTACGAACTGCTCGGCACCGGGGCCAATCAGACGATGGAGCAACTCGGCTACTTCGGATCCCAGGTGCGCTCCAGCATCAGCCTCGGACTCGCCGAGGGGCCCGGTGGCGACTCCGGTGATATGGCCGCGCTGAACGCCCAGTGGCGCTCGGCGACCTGTCGAGTGCTGGTGGCGGCCAAGGGTTCTCGCAGCGCGAACGCCGGACCGGTGCAGTTCGACATCCCGCTGCGCGAACCGTTGGTGCCCGATCTAGACGATGCCACGCCGACCCCGGCGGGTAGGCCCGACGGCCGCTCCTGGACGCACACCCCGCCGGTCACCTTCGACCAGCCCCTGGATATCGATCTGAGTGCGGACACCGTGGTGATCGCAGGCCATGGCGCCGGGGTGCACCCGAACCTGGCGGGACTGCCCACCGTCGCCGAACCGACGGCACCGGCGGCGGCCAACCCGCTGCACCCGCTGGCGCTGCCCCTGTTGCGACCCGCCCAGGTCATAATGCTGGGCCGGCCCACCCTGCACCGCACCGTGTCGGCACTGCTGGCCGATCCGGCGGTGCCGGTGTACGCGCTCACCACCGGACCGCGCTGGCCCGACGTCTCCGGCAACTCGCAGGCCACCGGCACGCGTGCGGTCACCACCGGCGCGCCGGACTCGCTGTGGCTGCAGCGCGCCGAGGACCTGCACCGTCGGACGTTGGATGCGGTGCGCGCCCAACTGGCACAGCATCCGCACACCACCGGTCTGCACGTGGCGGCGGCGGTGACGGCCGGTCTGCGAGATGGTGACCAGCTGGTGCTCGGCGCATCCAACCCGGTCCGCGATATCGCGCTGGCCGGATTCAACCAGCCCGGGGTCAAGGTGCGCTCCAATCGCGGCGTTGCCGGCATCGACGGCACCATCTCCACGGCCATCGGGGCGGCGCTGGCACATGAGCGCAGTGGCAGCGGGACCACCCCGTTGAAGACCGTCGCCCTGGTGGGCGACCTGACCTTCGTCCACGACAGCTCCGGCCTGCTGATCGGGCCCACCGAACCGGTCCCGCGCAACCTCACCATCGTGGTCTCCAACGACAACGGCGGCGGCATCTTCGAACTGCTCGAGCAGGGCGACCCACGGTTCTCCGATGTGTCCTCCCGCGTCTTCGGGACCCCGCACGATGTCGACATCGCGGCGCTGTGCCAGGCCTATCACGTGCCCAACCGACAGGTCGACGTCGATTCCCTGACCGAGGTGCTGGCCGAACCGGTCGAGGGAATGCGGGTATTGGAGGTCAAGGCGGACCGGACCTCACTGCGCGCCCTGCATGCCTCCATCCGGGCGGCGCTGCAGTGACGTTGCGCACGGTGCTGGCCGAGCTGTGGCGGCGGATGCCGCGAATGTTCGGCGACGGCACCGAGACTCGCCGACAGCGCGTCATTCGTAGGGTCCGGGTCGGCATCGTCCTTGCGGCCTGTGTGGTGACGTTCCAGTCGGTGCTGCTGGTCCTCGGTGCCTGGGAGAACGATCGGCGCATCGAGAGCGATATGGGGGTCGCCGCCGCCGAGGTGCTCGACGCGGGACCGCGCCGCTCGACCATCGAGTTCGTCACCCCGGACCGTGTCACCTATCGGCCGGAACTGGGCGTGCTCTATCCCTCCGAGCTGGACACCGGGATGCGCATCTACGTCGAATACGACCGCAGCGACCCCGATCTGGTGCGCGTGCAGGATCGCAACGCCGCGCTGGCGATCATCCCGGCGGCTTCGATCGCGGTGCTGGGCTGGCTGATCGCCGGGGCCGCATTACTGGTCGTTGCCGTCATCGCACGCCGGGTCGAGGACGACGAGCCCGCCGGCGAGCAGGCCGCTGATCAGGCTGAGGACATCAGCTTGTCGAGCCAATCCGCATCGTAGATATCGACGGTCTCGTCGGTGTTCAGGTTGTACACCGTCGGGGTGCCGGTATACATCGGGTCGACGAGATAGAGCAGATCGTAGTTGGCGGCGTCCATCTCGACGGCATCCACCGCGGTCTCCCCGCGCGCAATGCGCCCCACCACATCCTCGGGTAGCCCGGCGGCACCGGCCTTTTCGGCAATTTCGTCATCGTCGGGGCCGCGGCCGGAGGGGTCCTGATCGGCCCACAACGCCTCCACGAACCGCTGGAACGCCACCGCGGGGGAGTCGGTCCCCGAGGCCGCCACGAACAGCGCATTGCTGACCCGGGCGGAATAACCGAGATCGCCGGTGTCCAAGAAGGTCATCGGACGGTAGGTGACGGCCAGCTGGCCGAGGCCGATGTAATGGCGCAATCCCTCACCGACATCGCGCTGCAGGTCCGCGCAGTGTGAGCATTGCGGTTCGGCGAAGATCTCGATCTGCACCGGGGCGTCGGCAAATCCGGCGGTCAGGCCGTACCCGTCCTCGCTCACCTGGGTCAACGGTGCGTCGGGGTCGGGCAGGGCGCTGCCCTGGATCTGTTTGGTGCACCCCACACCGGCCAACAGCGTCAATCCGGTGAGCACGGCCATCATTCGACGCACGTCGACCACCGTACCGCTGTCGTGGTGTTCGCATGCCGGACGCCCGCGCGCAACCGTGTGGTCAACCGTTGCTGCGACAGTCAGGGCGTGCGCGTTGCGATCGTTGCCGAATCCTTCCTCCCGAATGTCAACGGCGTCACCAACTCGGTGCTTCGGGTGATCGAGCATCTCCGCCGCACCGGACACGAGGTGCTGGTCATCGCGCCGGATTCGCCGCGTGGGCAGCCGCCGGCGGACCGGGTGCACGATGGCGTGCGGGTGCACCGGGTGCCCTCGCACATGTTCCCGAAGGTCACCTCGCTCCCGTTGGGTGTGCCGCGCCCCCGGATCGTCGGTGTGCTGCGCGGCTTCGACCCCGATATCGTCCATCTCGCCTCGCCGGCGTTGCTCGGCTGGGGTGGTGTGCACGCGGCACGCCATCTCGGCGTGCCCACGGTCGCGGTGTTCCAGACCGATGTCGCCGGTTTCGCCGAGAGCTACGGGGTCGGCGTGCTGTCGCGGGCATCATGGGCGTGGACCCGCAGACTGCACAGTAAGGCCGACCGGACCTTGGCCCCGTCCACCTCGGCGATGGAAAACCTTGCCGCCCATGGTGTCCCGCGGCTGCACAAGTGGGGGCGCGGGGTGGACATCGGCGGTTTCGTGCCGTCGGCGCGTGATGACGCATTGCGTCGGCGCTGGTCGCCTTCGGGTAAGCCGGTGGTCGGTTTCGTCGGCAGGCTCGCTCCGGAGAAACATGTCGAGCGGCTGGCGGTGCTGACCGCCCGCGATGACCTGCAGGTGGTCGTCGTCGGCGACGGTGTGGACCGGACCAAGCTCCAATCACTGATGCCGACGGCGGTGTTCACCGGTGAGTTGCGCGGAGCAGCGCTGGCCGCCGCGTACGCCAGCATGGACGTGTTCGTCCACCCCGGTGAGCACGAGACGTTCTGCCAAGCGGTCCAGGAGGCCATGGCATCCGGTTTGCCGGTGGTGGCGCCCAATGCCGGCGGTCCGCGCGATCTGGTCGTCCCGATGCACACCGGGCTGCTGCTCGACGTCGACGATTTCACGACCCGACTCGGCGATGCAGTCGACCATCTGGTCGCCGACCGGCCCCGCTACTCGGCAGCGGCCCGGCGCAGCGTGCTGGCCCGCACCTGGCCCGCGGTCTGCGATGAGCTGCTCGGGCACTACGAAGAGGTCATCGGAACCCGGCGCAGCCGGGCGGCGTGAGCCCGGTGGCCGCGGTGATGCCGGGTGGTCACGCGATCCGCCTTTGAGCCTCGTCGAACAGATGTGCATGATCTTGTCGAATGTCGATGGTGACGGAGTCGCCCGGTGCGGGGGGCCTGCGCCATCCCGCCACCGCGGCGGCCTCGACGACGGCGGTCAATCGGTGTCCGCCGACGCGGACGATCAGTGCGTAGCGCGGGCCGAGCAACTCGACCAGCTCGACAACGCCGTCGCCGGCATCGAGCGGTGTCACGATCAGGTCTTCCGGACGCACGCCGAGTGTGACCTCGCCGTGCGAGCCCGCGAGGGCGAACCGTATACCGTCGGCCGTGAAGATCCCGCCGCGTAGCGTGTCCCTCAGGAGGTTCGCACTCGCTCAACCTTCCAACTCATCGAAGCCGCACCGGACCTGCAGGCGAAGGCAGTTCCCGACGTTGACCTTGCGATCCTCAACGGCAACTACTTCCTCGACGCCGGTTACACCCTCAAGGACGCCCTCATCGTGGAATCGTTGGAGGGCAACCAGTACGCCAACTTCCTTGTCAGCCGCGACGATAACCAGAGTAATCCAGACATCGTGAAGCTCAACGAATTGCTGCACAGCGAGCAGACGAAGCAGTTCATCGAGCAGAAGTGGCCGGGTGGCGACGTGTCACCGGCGTTCTAGCCGACGCGATCGTCACTGCTGGGATGGGTGACGGAATCGCGATGAGTTGAAGTCTTTTCTCCTTGGGCCGGTCGGTCCAAGATCGCAGTGCTACCCACTCGCCGATGCCGAAAGCCGACACCACCAATGACGGAGACCGACGTCCTGGTCATCGGGGGCGGTCCGGCGGGTACCTGGGCGGCGATCCGTGCGGCGGAAGCCGGTGTCGATGTCGTGCTGGCGGACAAGGGATATACCGGCACCAGCGGTGCGACCGCATCGGCGGGCACCGGTGTGTGGTTCGTCCCGGAAGAGCGACGTGACGACGCGATCGCCGCGAGGGAGAAGATCGGCGCCGGGCTCACCGAGCGTTCCTGGATGGCTCGGGTGCTCGACGAGACGTTCACCCGAATGCACGAGATCGCCCGGGTCCAGCGCTATCCGTTCCCGATCGGACCCGATGGCAACCCCATCATGGATGATCTGCAGGGACCTGAGTACATGCGCAGACAGCGGTTGCGGCTGCAACGGCTGGGAGTGCGCATTCTGGATCACACGCCGGCGCTACACCTGTTGAGCGATGACGACGGTGCGGTCTCCGGCGCCGTTGCGGTGGATCGGCGTACCGGCGCGGAGGTCCGCATCTCTGCGGGTGCTGTCGTGCTGGCAACCGGGGGATGTGCCTTCCAGTCCAAAACCCTTGGCTGCGATGTCGATACGGGCGATGGCGCGTTGATGGCGGTCGAGGCCGGAGCAGTACTGTCTGGGATGGAATTCTCCAACGCGTATGCGATCGCGCCAAGGGGAACCGGTGTCACCAAGAATGCGTTCTACAACTGGGCTACCTTCTATCGTGCGGACGGGTCCGTGCTCGATGTGCCGCGCTCCAAGGACCGCACCTTGATGGCGACGACCATGTTGGCCGAGCCGGTGCTGGCCTGCATCGACCGCGCCACGGTGGCCGAACAGGCGATGATGCGCACCGCCCAACCCAACTTCTTTCTCACGTTCGATCGGCTGGGTATCGATCCGTTCAGTGAGCGGTTCGAGATCACACTCGTGACGGAGGGAACCATCCGCGGCACCGGTGGGATCCGTATCGCCCAAACTGACTGTGCCACCGATGTTCCGGGACTCTTCGCCGCGGGCGACGCGGCTACCCGTGAACTCATCGCCGGTGCCTGGACCGGCGGGGGCAGCCACAACGCTGCATGGGCGGCGTGCTCGGGTGGTTGGGCCGGCCAGGGTGCGGCGGCCTTTGCCCGGCAGCGGCGCCGGCCCGCGGGTCTTCTGCTGCAGCTCGGCCGCCCGGGGGCCGTCCGATATCGCGATCTGGTAGCGGCGGTGCGTGATCGTGTACTGCCCTATGAAATCAACTGTTTGCGGCACGCCGATCGGCTGGTGCCCGCGCTGGACTCACTTGATGACATGTGGGCCAACATGCCTGTCGACCCGAACATCACCGGTGAGGACCGATTGCGGGCTCGCGAGGCCACGGCCATGCTGGCACACGCCCGGTGGATGTACTACGCCGCGTTACAGCGCACCGAAAGTAGGGGTATGCACCGGCGATTCGATCTGACCGAACTCGATCCGGCTCAGGAGTACCGGCTGCTGACCGGCGGACTGGACACACTATGGTCTCGTCCCGAACCAGATTGGCTCATCGCCACCGGACGTGCCGCGTGATCGAGATCATCGTCGGAGAGCGGTGCATAGCTTGCGACAAGTGCATCGACGTCTGCCCGACGCGAGTGTTCGACCGCGGTGCCGACGGCATCCCGGTGATCGCCCGGCATGACAGCTGTCAGACCTGTTTCCAGTGCGAGGCGTACTGCCCGACCGATGCCCTGTTCGTCGCGCCGACACTGGCGCCGCTGCCGGATGGGGCACCGCTGCGCGATCTCACCCATGTCCTCGACGCGGATCTGTTGGGCTCCTACCGACGGTCCCTGGGCTGGGGTAAGGGCCGGACGTTGGGCGCCCGCACGGCCATTCAGCCCGAGACGCCATGAATCAGGGCTGCGGGTCGGCAGCATCGTAACGGGCGAAACCCGGCACCCGGCGCGCCAGCAACCAAACGACGACCAGCATGACGGCGCCACCGGCCACCAGCGGGCTCCAGATCGCCAACACGCTGGCCACGGCACCGGTCACTACGTCGCCGACGCGTGGTCCGCCGGTCACGATGATGCTGAAGATGGACTGCACCCGCCCGCGTAACTGGTCGGGAACGGCGGCCTGAAGGATGGCGCCGCGGAAGATGGCCGACACGCCATCAGCGGCGCCGCCGACGGCCAACACGGCCGTCAGGGCCGCAATACCAAGACGATTGACCTCGACATCGCGATGCCAGACCGTCGCGACCATCAGTATCGTTCCGGACGCCAGAATGGCACCGGCATAGATGTAGGTGACCACCAAGATCGCCAGCCCCTGCCGACGCACAGCGCCCGTCCACCCGGAGAACAACGAGCTGAGCATGGCGCCCGCCGCCGAGGCAGCGGACAGCACACCGACCGTCGTGACGCCGCCACCGAGGGTCACCGCACCCAGAGCGGGGAACAGCACCCGCGGTTGGGCCAGCGTCATCGCGACCAGATCGATGGTGAGGGCGTACCGAATATTGCCGGCGCGGCGCAGATAGCCCAAGCCCTCCCGGACGGCCCGCCACACGCCGGTCTGTGGATCGGACATCGGTCGCAGCGTAGGTAGCGACCACACCCCGAGGAAGGCCGCGGTGTGCAACAGCACGTCGAGCCCATAGGCCACGTGAAACCCGCCCGCGCCCACCGCTGCCGCGCCGAGGAGTGGTCCCACCGTGGCCATCAAACCCATGTTGATGCCGTTGAGCGCCGCCGCGGCAG
This DNA window, taken from Mycolicibacterium neoaurum, encodes the following:
- a CDS encoding DUF3592 domain-containing protein; protein product: MPRMFGDGTETRRQRVIRRVRVGIVLAACVVTFQSVLLVLGAWENDRRIESDMGVAAAEVLDAGPRRSTIEFVTPDRVTYRPELGVLYPSELDTGMRIYVEYDRSDPDLVRVQDRNAALAIIPAASIAVLGWLIAGAALLVVAVIARRVEDDEPAGEQAADQAEDISLSSQSAS
- a CDS encoding DsbA family protein yields the protein MMAVLTGLTLLAGVGCTKQIQGSALPDPDAPLTQVSEDGYGLTAGFADAPVQIEIFAEPQCSHCADLQRDVGEGLRHYIGLGQLAVTYRPMTFLDTGDLGYSARVSNALFVAASGTDSPAVAFQRFVEALWADQDPSGRGPDDDEIAEKAGAAGLPEDVVGRIARGETAVDAVEMDAANYDLLYLVDPMYTGTPTVYNLNTDETVDIYDADWLDKLMSSA
- a CDS encoding glycosyltransferase family 1 protein — protein: MRVAIVAESFLPNVNGVTNSVLRVIEHLRRTGHEVLVIAPDSPRGQPPADRVHDGVRVHRVPSHMFPKVTSLPLGVPRPRIVGVLRGFDPDIVHLASPALLGWGGVHAARHLGVPTVAVFQTDVAGFAESYGVGVLSRASWAWTRRLHSKADRTLAPSTSAMENLAAHGVPRLHKWGRGVDIGGFVPSARDDALRRRWSPSGKPVVGFVGRLAPEKHVERLAVLTARDDLQVVVVGDGVDRTKLQSLMPTAVFTGELRGAALAAAYASMDVFVHPGEHETFCQAVQEAMASGLPVVAPNAGGPRDLVVPMHTGLLLDVDDFTTRLGDAVDHLVADRPRYSAAARRSVLARTWPAVCDELLGHYEEVIGTRRSRAA
- a CDS encoding TOBE domain-containing protein; translation: MRPEDLIVTPLDAGDGVVELVELLGPRYALIVRVGGHRLTAVVEAAAVAGWRRPPAPGDSVTIDIRQDHAHLFDEAQRRIA
- a CDS encoding MetQ/NlpA family ABC transporter substrate-binding protein, which codes for MQAKAVPDVDLAILNGNYFLDAGYTLKDALIVESLEGNQYANFLVSRDDNQSNPDIVKLNELLHSEQTKQFIEQKWPGGDVSPAF
- a CDS encoding FAD-binding protein: MTETDVLVIGGGPAGTWAAIRAAEAGVDVVLADKGYTGTSGATASAGTGVWFVPEERRDDAIAAREKIGAGLTERSWMARVLDETFTRMHEIARVQRYPFPIGPDGNPIMDDLQGPEYMRRQRLRLQRLGVRILDHTPALHLLSDDDGAVSGAVAVDRRTGAEVRISAGAVVLATGGCAFQSKTLGCDVDTGDGALMAVEAGAVLSGMEFSNAYAIAPRGTGVTKNAFYNWATFYRADGSVLDVPRSKDRTLMATTMLAEPVLACIDRATVAEQAMMRTAQPNFFLTFDRLGIDPFSERFEITLVTEGTIRGTGGIRIAQTDCATDVPGLFAAGDAATRELIAGAWTGGGSHNAAWAACSGGWAGQGAAAFARQRRRPAGLLLQLGRPGAVRYRDLVAAVRDRVLPYEINCLRHADRLVPALDSLDDMWANMPVDPNITGEDRLRAREATAMLAHARWMYYAALQRTESRGMHRRFDLTELDPAQEYRLLTGGLDTLWSRPEPDWLIATGRAA
- a CDS encoding ferredoxin family protein; amino-acid sequence: MIEIIVGERCIACDKCIDVCPTRVFDRGADGIPVIARHDSCQTCFQCEAYCPTDALFVAPTLAPLPDGAPLRDLTHVLDADLLGSYRRSLGWGKGRTLGARTAIQPETP
- a CDS encoding MFS transporter; translation: MDSRSLTHARTVKGRTRRGSGLLLDLSPFRASRAFGRLWLGNALGSVGQEMTVVTVALQVYAVTSSTLAVSLIAGIALAPIVVMGLYGGSLADRFDRRLVAMVASVISWLAIIVLAVHAWLGGTSLWVLYAAATVNSVAGTVGGITRRAIVPRLLPRELLPAAAALNGINMGLMATVGPLLGAAAVGAGGFHVAYGLDVLLHTAAFLGVWSLPTLRPMSDPQTGVWRAVREGLGYLRRAGNIRYALTIDLVAMTLAQPRVLFPALGAVTLGGGVTTVGVLSAASAAGAMLSSLFSGWTGAVRRQGLAILVVTYIYAGAILASGTILMVATVWHRDVEVNRLGIAALTAVLAVGGAADGVSAIFRGAILQAAVPDQLRGRVQSIFSIIVTGGPRVGDVVTGAVASVLAIWSPLVAGGAVMLVVVWLLARRVPGFARYDAADPQP